Sequence from the Pontibacter pudoricolor genome:
GTTTTTAACCTTAGCAACTTCAGGCTTGTACAGGAAATATAGTTTTTGTGGTACCAGGTTTCTGGTTGCATCCCATGAGTAAGAGTAAGCATCCGACACAACATAGTTATAACCTAACTCACCTGCCAGACGCTGAATCTCAGTGTCATTAGATACTTCCTGCAGAGCAAGGATATCAGCGTTCAGGTCTGTGAAAACTTTTTTAGCATTGGCATACTGCAGTGCCTCATCAGCAGGACCAAGTTCAGCGCCTTTCTCATCTTTGTCAGCACCAAACCATTCCATGTTCCAGGTTACTATGTCAAGAGAGTGCTCTTTGGTTTTCGAGGATCCTGTAAATGAACCTTTGGTTACATCCAGTTGTGAACCACTTGTGAATTGTACGCCACCAGACAGATTGAATGCATCACTACCCGGAGTAAACTGTACATAGAACGTATTGTTGCCAGCCGCTTCCTCTTTGGTATATGTTATGCTTTGAGCAAAATCGTTTCCATCTCTAGATATTTTGAAATCAGATGGTACTGATAATGTTAAGTCTTGCTGCAGCCCAAGTATACTGAAGGTAAAGCTCTGAGATACAGAGGCCCTTGTGGAGCGACAATACCAAAGTTATGAGCTAAATTGCTTGTAGTTAAATAGTAGCTTTCAGTGTTTAATGAGAAATCATCGATTGACCAGCGAGATGCACCTGCTGCAGTAGATGAAGTGTAAACAAATGCAATGTGTACATTTGATTGTTTATAAGCACTAAGATCCACTGTTGACTGCTTCCAAATTCCTGAATTAACGGCAGGTAGGTCTGCATTCAGAATCGTCCAAGTAGCAGTTGTAGGGTCACTAACGCCATCGTAGTTTGTTGAAATCATTACGCTCAGCGCAGGGCCGGAAAAATCTGATTTTGTCCAGAAGCTCGCAATTGGCACTACCAAGTTTGATAAATCCAGACTTGGGGAGATAAGGTAATCCTGATTCTCTTTAGCTCCAGAGCTAAAGCCATTGATTTGTACACCGTTGGTACCGTTGTTACCGAAAGAAGAGCATTCCCAAACCTGGTCACCGATTGTGCTGTAACTCTTCCAACCGCCAACTAAGCTATTCCCGAAGCTGCAATCATCGAAATTTTGAGCATAGCCGTTAAGGGCAGTACCTAAAACTTTAACCTGTACATCAGTAGCTCCAACAGAGGAAATGGTAATAACACCCGCTGACTGAGCAGTTGTAGTTGGGCTATACTTTACAAATACAGTTTTGCCGGCAGAGGCTTCTGCGGCAGCAAGAGTAATGCTTGCTTCATACGTACCGTTTTCCTCAATTGATAGTGTATAGCCATCTGTAACTGAAACAGTTATATCTTCTGTCACATCCGAACCCCCAACTATAAATGACAAGGTCTTATTTTGGTTAGGCTGTACATAACCAAAATACAAATTCTGTAGAGATGCACTAAGTACTGGTGTAACTACTGCTGAAGTTGTAAATGCCCATGTAGTTGCATTTGATATACCTTCAAAAGCGTTACCAGACGCATCAGCAAAGGCAGTGGCTGGGATCTCAACATAGTAGTTTTTACCAGCTGCTAAACTTGTGATAACAGTTACTGTTTTACCATCTACTATAACGTTTTCGGAAGTTACATCAATAGATGCACGCAAAGTACTGCTACCAGCTTCGCGCAGTTCAATAGAACCTGTTCCTTTTTTCACGTTCTCATCAAAGGTGATAACAAGATTAGAAGTAGTAGGTACGTCTGTTGCTCCGTTTGCAGGATTAAAGGAAGCAACTGCTGGGGCAGTTACATCTGGTGCTGCAAATACTGGAGTTAGTTCAAAATCATCAATAGAGAGTCCATGATCATTTCCTGCATCGTTGGCATCGATCCATTTTATCGAGATGAACTCCCCTTCCTCAACTACTACATCAAAAGTATGTTCAATTACCTTTCTGTTCTCAGCAGCATTACCGTTTAGAGCAATAGCTGTTGTTCCTGTAATCGGACTCGTAAAGTCAAGTTCGGAAACACGTATAAACGAACCTATTAAGTTCGTAACCTCGGTTGCTGCTGTTGCAGTAACTTCATAACTGAACTCAATGCTTTGAGCAGAAGCATTTCCACCATTTCTCCACTGCTCGCCTGTATATCTAACTTTTAAGGAAGCAATCTTTTTACCTGAAGTGTTTTGAAACTGTATGCCATAAGCAATTGCACCTGTAGTGTTAGACTGCACAGCCCCTAGCGCTCTGTCATCAGCAGCAGTACCGAAACTATAAAGTGCACCGGCATTTGAACCTCCATTATTAGCTTGGTATACAGTACGTGTAGAATACCAACCAGGTAAAGTTGTGTTGTTGCTCCAGGTATTTGATGTACCTGAAGCTGCTAAACTATTAAAGTCTTGGGCGTACTTACTCCCATCTGAGATAGTTACCTGCCCCCACGCCGTACTGCTGCCTAATAAGGCACAGCAAACCAGCACAAGAGCGAATAGCTTTTGTAAATGTTTACTCATAATAAAGGTTGTATAGGTTGATTGATTACTTGTTGAGGAACACGCAGCCGACACCCATTTAAAGAGCCTTTACAAGAGCTTAGATCTGTGTGGAGCTGCCGCATAACACAAATCTAATAATTAAGCAGTTACTATATGTTATGGATATGTAACATTATTATATGAATATTCAAATTCATTAATAAAGTACACGAATAATTAAAAAATTACAATATCAGGTTGTGCGTAAACTCCTATAGTTTCACCTTTACTTATACTTTCTGAAGCGCCTGATCCAGGTCTTTGATGAGGTAATCCGGGTCTTCTAGGCCAATAAAAAAACGGATCATGTTAAAAGGCAGGCTCGACTTATAGTTGCCAGTGTTATAAGATGCAGCAACCGGGTAAATTAATGACTCGTGACCACCCCAGGAAGCTGCCATTAAAAAGTGTTTCAGACCGTCGCAGAACATATCTATTTTGGCAATGTCGTCAGTTTTGAGCGTTATAGTAAATTGCCCTGTGTTGCTGCGCATCTGCTTTTGAGCAAGCTCGTATTGCGGGTTATTCTCCACGAATGGCGAAAGTATCTTCTCCACCTTAGGATGTTGGCTCAGGAAATCTACTACTTTACGGGTAGAGGCAGCTATTCGCTCCATTCGTACCGGCAGGGTACGCAGGCCACGTATCAGCAGCCAGGCCGCATGCGGATCGAGTATCGCCCCCAGCGTCATGTATTCCTGCACAAATATTTTATTTATAGTTTCATACTTCCCGCAAATTATGCCGCCCATTACATCAGAATGCCCGCCTATGTATTTTGTACAGGAATGCACCACCAAATCTACCCCCATCGCTAACGGATTCTGGTAAAGTGGCGTAGCAAAACTGTTATCAATAATAGTGGTGCAGTTATGAGCGCGGGCAATAGCAACTATAGCTTCAATATCCTGTAGCTCAAAGGTAAAAGAGTTGGGGCTTTCGAGGTATAGCAGTGTTGTATTTGGCTTCAGCGCATTTTTATAGTTGCTGGCATCCGTTCCGTCTACCATAGTTACTTCAACTCCAAAGCGCGGCAGAAAAGACTTCATCAGGGTATTGGTCCAGGAGTAAGGCTTTTTAACACAAACCACATGGTCCCCGGCCTTAACCTGCGAGAGTACTGCCGCCGAGACTGCCGCAATGCCACTGCCAAAAGCGATGGCATGTTCTGCTCCTTCCAGCGCTGCCATCTTTTTTTCGAGTATAGTTATAGTTGGGTTATTGCCCCGCGTATAGAAGTAAACATCCGATTCATTCTTCAGCATTTCGCGCATTTCAGCCACCGTTCTGCAGGCAAAATTGCTGGTTTGAATAATGGGCGGCGCTACAGCATTAAAGTATAGTTCGCGGTCTTCGCCAAGTTCGTTCAGGATATAGGAAAGCTCCATAATTTATAGTTCGTCTTGCTCCTTCCCTAATACTATCATGCAGTTTTTATAGTTGCTTACAAGCTCAAATTCAGGCATTTACACATTCATTAAAAAATAATTCAAACTTTAGCATAACACACTGATTTACAGTATGTTAAATTCAATATTTTATACCAAAAAGCTGTATTTTTTGCAACTGATACAGGCTCTGAAATGTTGAGTATACATGAAAGAGAAAGAAGAAGAAAACGTGGTAGCCTTATATGCCGGAGAGCAGCAACCCGACGTTCAGGAGTGGCAAAAGTCCATCCCGGCGCAAGTGTTTCTGAATTACTTTTTTGCGATAAATTACCACATAAAAAACACAGCAGGTAACGGCCTGGATCAGCTTTCTTTTTTTAAAGAAGCTAAACCGGAGCTTACTGAAAAAGATACCGAAGCTATAAAACGGCTTTTGCTTAACAGCTGGAGCACAGAGTATGCCTTGCGCGCCACTGCCGAGCTTGGCGATGAAGCCTATATGCGCAATGCCCTGCACTGGACATTCCCGCAGGCGTATTATACCGTATTTGCCGGACTGCAGGCCTTTATGCGCACGCGTGGCGTTAATACCAACAGCGATGCACTGATATTGCGCGAGGCGGGCCGACTGGTAGTTAAAAACGCATATCCGCATGCCATCAGCTTTTATGCATCCGGCCATTACGACGATTTTAATGTGCATCGCCTGCCGCTGGCGCACTACAAGCCAGGCCTGCAGATAGCAGGCAAAGAACTGGAAGCACAGGCACAGATTGGTCAGTTCCTGAGAACGACACGCCGCATGAAAGCCAAAGCCGTACGCCAGTTTGTACAAGGTAATTCGAATACCGCTATCCGAAGTGGCAAAACAGGCGAAATATTGCAGAAATTTGGTCCGCAGCATTGGCAGCAACTTACCTGGCGCATTGGTTATACTACCTTATTCGATCTGATGGCGAGGTTGCGTATCTCCAGCTCGCACCGTGAGATTGAGCGCTTTGTGCAGGCTGAAATAGACTTTAAGCTGTTCCATGAGTCGTTGCTGGAGATTGTGAGCTATCTGAATGGTATACACGAATGCTACGTAGCACAGGCCATGGGATTGCAGCAGTACGAGAACTTTGTACAGGAACTACCAAAACACCTGCAAAACTCTTTTGTTGCTGCCCGCTTAAACGAACAGATCAAACCCCTGCTCCTGCCCGGCGAAGAAGATTACCAACTGGGAGCAGCAGCTTAAGCTTTTCCATTTTACTTATATTCCCTAAACTCCTGCAGGTTTATGCCTGCAGGAGTTTTTTTTGTTTGAACGGATTAAGTCGGGTTGGCTGGTGTAACCCACCCCTACCCCTCACGGGAGGGGATTCTTCTGCCCTAGCTATAGTTAGGCTTATTGTTCTATAGTTTGTTAAGCTGGCGCGAGTCTCCAGACTCGTGACTTAAGATGATGTTGAGTCTCCCGACTCAACTGGCCCGATAGTGACAAGGATTGCTGTAGCGTTAACTATCGTTCTATAGTTGCTGTTAGTCTAACCACCCCCAACCCCTCAGAGCTACGCTCGCTACCTTCGAAATCGCTTCTCGGTAGTCTAAGGCGGGGAGCTTTTCGGTCACAGCTATAGTTGACGAAATAGTTTTATAGGTAGCGATTGTCATCCCCCTGTCCCCTTGAGAGGGGGACTTTGCTATAATGCTATAGTTGACAACTATAGTTTTATAGTTAGCCATCCAGTTATTTAACAATTAACAATCAGCAATTAACTTTTTAAAGCTGCCGATTATTTAGCAATTTTGCAGCTTGATTTTGAGACATCACTTTTAGTATAAAATCGCATGCAACTAAGCGAACAGGAACTGCGCCGCCGCCATGAGCGCGAAGAGCTGGAGAAAATGGGCATTAACCCTTATCCATCTGAGACATTTGATATTACGGCAACAGCCAAAGAGATAAAGGAGAACTTCGATAAGGAAAAGAACAATTACCAGGAAGTAACGCTGGCCGGCCGACTGATGAGCCGACGCATTATGGGTAAGGCTTCTTTTGCTGAGCTAATGGACAGCACAGGTCGCATCCAGATCTATGTATCGAGAGATGACATTGCACCGGGCGAAGACAAAGAAATGTATAACACCGTGTTCAAGAAAATGCTGGACATTGGTGACTTTATCGGCGTGAAAGGCTATGCTTTTATAACGCAGGTGGGTGAAATTTCGGTGCATGTAACTGAGCTTACTGTGCTTACCAAATCGCTGCGTCCGTTGCCTATAGTTAAGCGCGAGGTTGATGAGAACGGTGTGGAGCACGTGTACGATGCTTTCAGCGATCCTGAGCTACGCTATCGTCAGCGCTATGTGGACTTAATTGTAAACCCGCATGTGCGTGAGACATTTAAGAAGCGTACGCAACTGGTAAGCACTATGCGTAACTTCCTGTCAGAGAAAGGTTACCTGGAAGTAGAAACACCAATTCTGCAGCCTATACATGGTGGCGCGGCGGCACGTCCGTTTAAAACGCACCACAATACCTTGGACATGACCCTGTACCTGCGTATTGCCAACGAACTATACCTGAAGCGCCTTATAGTTGGTGGCTTTGATGGTGTATTCGAGTTTGCAAAAGACTTCCGTAACGAAGGTATGAGCCGTTTCCATAACCCGGAGTTTACGGTAATGGAGCTTTACGTTACCTACAAAGACTACAACTGGATGATGGAGTTGGTAGAGGAAATGGTAGAGAAAGTTGCCCTTGCCCTGCACGGTAAAACTGAAGTTCAGGTTGGTGAGAACCTGATCAACTTTGCCCGCCCATGGAAGCGCTACACCATGAACGAAGCCATCGAGCACTTCACCAAGATCGATATCTCTAACATGGAAGAGCCGGAACTGCGCCAGGCTGCTCAGCAACTGGGCATCCATGTAGATCCAACGATGGGTAAAGCCAAGATCATTGATGAGATATTCGGTGAAACAGCAGAGCCTTACTTAATACAGCCAACATTTATCACAGATTACCCTGTTGAGATGAGCCCGCTGGCCAAGAAGCACCGCAGCAAGCCAGGTTTAGTAGAGCGTTTCGAGGCGATCTGTAACGGTAAAGAAATTTGCAACGCCTTCTCAGAACTGAACGACCCGGTTGACCAGCGTGCCCGCT
This genomic interval carries:
- a CDS encoding aminotransferase class I/II-fold pyridoxal phosphate-dependent enzyme, which translates into the protein MELSYILNELGEDRELYFNAVAPPIIQTSNFACRTVAEMREMLKNESDVYFYTRGNNPTITILEKKMAALEGAEHAIAFGSGIAAVSAAVLSQVKAGDHVVCVKKPYSWTNTLMKSFLPRFGVEVTMVDGTDASNYKNALKPNTTLLYLESPNSFTFELQDIEAIVAIARAHNCTTIIDNSFATPLYQNPLAMGVDLVVHSCTKYIGGHSDVMGGIICGKYETINKIFVQEYMTLGAILDPHAAWLLIRGLRTLPVRMERIAASTRKVVDFLSQHPKVEKILSPFVENNPQYELAQKQMRSNTGQFTITLKTDDIAKIDMFCDGLKHFLMAASWGGHESLIYPVAASYNTGNYKSSLPFNMIRFFIGLEDPDYLIKDLDQALQKV
- a CDS encoding Ig-like domain-containing protein — its product is MSKHLQKLFALVLVCCALLGSSTAWGQVTISDGSKYAQDFNSLAASGTSNTWSNNTTLPGWYSTRTVYQANNGGSNAGALYSFGTAADDRALGAVQSNTTGAIAYGIQFQNTSGKKIASLKVRYTGEQWRNGGNASAQSIEFSYEVTATAATEVTNLIGSFIRVSELDFTSPITGTTAIALNGNAAENRKVIEHTFDVVVEEGEFISIKWIDANDAGNDHGLSIDDFELTPVFAAPDVTAPAVASFNPANGATDVPTTSNLVITFDENVKKGTGSIELREAGSSTLRASIDVTSENVIVDGKTVTVITSLAAGKNYYVEIPATAFADASGNAFEGISNATTWAFTTSAVVTPVLSASLQNLYFGYVQPNQNKTLSFIVGGSDVTEDITVSVTDGYTLSIEENGTYEASITLAAAEASAGKTVFVKYSPTTTAQSAGVITISSVGATDVQVKVLGTALNGYAQNFDDCSFGNSLVGGWKSYSTIGDQVWECSSFGNNGTNGVQINGFSSGAKENQDYLISPSLDLSNLVVPIASFWTKSDFSGPALSVMISTNYDGVSDPTTATWTILNADLPAVNSGIWKQSTVDLSAYKQSNVHIAFVYTSSTAAGASRWSIDDFSLNTESYYLTTSNLAHNFGIVAPQGPLYLRALPSVYLGCSKT
- the lysS gene encoding lysine--tRNA ligase; this translates as MQLSEQELRRRHEREELEKMGINPYPSETFDITATAKEIKENFDKEKNNYQEVTLAGRLMSRRIMGKASFAELMDSTGRIQIYVSRDDIAPGEDKEMYNTVFKKMLDIGDFIGVKGYAFITQVGEISVHVTELTVLTKSLRPLPIVKREVDENGVEHVYDAFSDPELRYRQRYVDLIVNPHVRETFKKRTQLVSTMRNFLSEKGYLEVETPILQPIHGGAAARPFKTHHNTLDMTLYLRIANELYLKRLIVGGFDGVFEFAKDFRNEGMSRFHNPEFTVMELYVTYKDYNWMMELVEEMVEKVALALHGKTEVQVGENLINFARPWKRYTMNEAIEHFTKIDISNMEEPELRQAAQQLGIHVDPTMGKAKIIDEIFGETAEPYLIQPTFITDYPVEMSPLAKKHRSKPGLVERFEAICNGKEICNAFSELNDPVDQRARFEEQLELAKRGDVEAMALDEDFLRALEYGMPPTAGLGVGIDRLSMIMTNSNSIQDVLFFPQMKPEKKDE